The following proteins are encoded in a genomic region of Syngnathoides biaculeatus isolate LvHL_M chromosome 15, ASM1980259v1, whole genome shotgun sequence:
- the eml1 gene encoding echinoderm microtubule-associated protein-like 1 isoform X8 yields MEDGFSSYSSLYDTSSLLQFCNDDSASASSSMEVTDRIASLEQRVQMQEDEIQLLKSALADVVRRLNVSEEQHAMSARRGPTKEPALMRKSPSADSHVGKSARPMIATLPLRPSVNNGTILPKKGSGTLPSPSGSGSRKDTSAASSRSTVRRANSNEHVGSLTRKDSGDSKGNRTRAGSTGSNSSGKRSDSKQRDPVFNAGMRRVTHCKEEGYVKMYLKGRPITMFMPKDQVDGYCLEARADLPANKLKLDWVYGYRGRDCRSNLYLLPTGETVYFIASVVVLFNVDEQLQRHYTGHTDDIKCLAVHPDKITIATGQVAGTSLEGKLAPHIRVWDSVSLNTLHVLGAAYFERALVCLAFSKSNGGNTLCVVDDSNDHVLSVWDWQREDRLAEVKTSNDTVFAADFHPTDSNIMVTCGKSHLHFWSLEKGMLVKKQGLFEKQEKPKFVLCVTFAENGDTITGDSSGNILVWGKGTNRISHVIHGAHEGSIFALCMLRNGTLLSGGKDCRLISWDSGYQQIQAVEVPDLYGPIRTVAEGRGETVLIGTTKNFVLQGSLDGEFAPITQGHTDELWGLATHPCKPHFLTCGYDRQVCLWDSNSHQLIWSKIMEDTAQSAAFHPSGAVVAIGSQTGRWLVLDTDSKDLVTVHTDGNEQLSVVSFGPDGNFLAIGSHDSYIYVYAVAENGRKYNRVGKCSGHSSFITHLDWSVDSQYLVSNSGDYEILYWIPSVCKQVVSMETIRDIEWATHSCTLGFQVFGMWSDGSDGTDINAGSRSNDKSLLATGDDFGKVHLFSFPCSQFRAPSHVYGGHSSHVTNVTFLYNDSCLVSTGGKDMSVMQWRIV; encoded by the exons ATGACAGCGCATCAGCATCCAGCAGCATGGAGGTCACCGACCGCATTGCCTCCCTGGAGCAGAGGGTCCAGATGCAAGAGGACGAGATCCAGCTGCTCAAGTCCGCTCTGGCCGACGTGGTCCGCCGGCTGAACGTATCCGAGGAGCAGCACGCCATGAGCGCACGTCGAGGGCCCACCAAAG AGCCTGCTTTGATGAGAAAGTCTCCCTCGGCAGACAGCCATGTTGGGAAGTCAG CGCGGCCTATGATAGCCACCTTGCCATTAAGACCCTCAGTCAACAACGGGACTATACTACCAAAGAAAGGCAGTGGCACGCTCCCCTCTCCGTCTGGATCTGGATCCAGGAAGGACACCAGCGCAGCGTCCAGCAGGAG CACGGTGAGGAGAGCCAACTCCAATGAGCACGTGGGGTCTCTCACGCGGAAAGACTCGGGCGACTCCAAAGGCAACCGAACTCGCGCTGGGTCCACAGGTAGCAATTCCAGTGGCAAAAGAAGTGACAG CAAGCAGAGGGACCCAGTGTTCAATGCAG GGATGCGACGTGTGACACACTGCAAAG aGGAAGGgtatgtgaaaatgtatttgaaggGCCGTCCAATCACCATGTTCATGCCCAAAGACCAAGTGGACGGCTACTGTCTGGAGGCCAGAGCCGACCTTCCGGCCAACAAGCTCAAACTGGACTGGgt CTACGGCTACCGCGGTCGAGACTGCCGTTCAAATCTTTACCTGTTGCCCACCGGGGAAACAGTGTACTTCATCGCCTCCGTGGTTGTCCTGTTCAACGTGGATGAGCAGCTGCAGCGACACTACACTGGACACACGGATGACATTAAATG CTTGGCAGTCCACCCTGATAAAATCACCATAGCAACAGGACAGGTAGCCGGCACCTCTTTAGAGGGTAAA TTGGCTCCGCATATTCGCGTGTGGGACTCCGTCAGCCTCAACACCCTCCATGTTCTGGGAGCAGCTTACTTTGAGCGAGCACTCGTCTGCTTGGCTTTTTCCAAGTCG AATGGAGGAAACACACTATGCGTTGTTGACGACTCTAATGACCACGTGTTGTCTGTTTGGGACTGGCAGCGAGAAGACAGACTGGCTGAGGTTAAG ACTTCCAACGACACAGTTTTTGCTGCTGACTTTCACCCGACGGACAGCAACATCATGGTGACCTGTGGCAAGTCGCATCTCCATTTTTGGAGCCTGGAAAAAGGCATGCTGGTCAAGAAGCAAGGACTTTTTGAG AAACAGGAGAAGCCCAAGTTCGTTTTATGTGTGACCTTTGCAGAAAATGGAGATACCATTACTGGAGACTCAAGTGGGAACATCTTGGTGTGGGGAAAAG GCACTAATCGCATTAGCCACGTCATCCACGGAGCTCACGAGGGCAGCATCTTTGCCCTGTGCATGCTGAGGAACGGCACTCTGTTGTCCGGAGGCAAAGACTGCCGCCTCATCTCTTGGGACAGCGGCTACCAGCAAATCCAAGCAGTGGAG GTGCCTGATTTGTACGGTCCCATCCGGACTGTAGCTGAGGGCAGAGGGGAGACCGTTCTCATCGGAACCACCAAAAACTTTGTTTTGCAAGGCAGCTTGGATGGAGAGTTCGCTCCCATTACTCAG GGTCATACTGATGAGTTGTGGGGTCTGGCCACGCATCCCTGTAAGCCCCACTTTCTCACCTGTGGGTATGACAGGCAAGTCTGTCTGTGGGATTCCAATTCACATCAGCTCATCTGGAGTAAAATTATGGAA GACACCGCCCAGTCAGCAGCCTTCCACCCGTCTGGAGCTGTTGTCGCGATCGGAAGCCAGACTGGCAG GTGGCTGGTATTGGACACCGACTCAAAGGATTTAGTCACAGTGCACACAGATGGGAATGAACAGCTTTCTGTTGTGAGCTTTGGCCCAG ATGGCAACTTCTTGGCCATTGGCTCTCATGACAGCTACATCTACGTCTATGCTGTGGCAGaaaatggcaggaagtacaatAGAGTGGGCAAGTGCTCA GGTCACTCCAGTTTCATCACCCACCTAGACTGGTCAGTAGACTCCCAGTATCTGGTGTCTAACTCAGGAGATTATGAGATACTATACT ggATCCCCTCTGTGTGCAAACAGGTGGTCAGCATGGAGACCATTCGAGATATCGAATGGGCCACACACTCGTGCACTCTCGGCTTTCAGGTTTTCG GCATGTGGTCTGATGGCTCAGACGGCACCGACATCAATGCTGGCAGCAGGTCCAACGATAAGAGCCTGCTTGCTACCGGCGACGACTTTGGGAAGGTCCACCTCTTCTCCTTCCCCTGTTCTCAGTTCAGG GCTCCCAGCCATGTTTACGGTGGCCACAGCAGCCACGTGACCAACGTGACCTTCCTGTACAACGACAGCTGCCTGGTGTCGACCGGAGGGAAGGACATGAGCGTGATGCAATGGAGGATAGTCTGA
- the eml1 gene encoding echinoderm microtubule-associated protein-like 1 isoform X4, protein MSDCEGLPLDDSASASSSMEVTDRIASLEQRVQMQEDEIQLLKSALADVVRRLNVSEEQHAMSARRGPTKARPMIATLPLRPSVNNGTILPKKGSGTLPSPSGSGSRKDTSAASSRSTVRRANSNEHVGSLTRKDSGDSKGNRTRAGSTGSNSSGKRSDSKQRDPVFNAGMRRVTHCKEEGYVKMYLKGRPITMFMPKDQVDGYCLEARADLPANKLKLDWVYGYRGRDCRSNLYLLPTGETVYFIASVVVLFNVDEQLQRHYTGHTDDIKCLAVHPDKITIATGQVAGTSLEGKLAPHIRVWDSVSLNTLHVLGAAYFERALVCLAFSKSNGGNTLCVVDDSNDHVLSVWDWQREDRLAEVKTSNDTVFAADFHPTDSNIMVTCGKSHLHFWSLEKGMLVKKQGLFEKQEKPKFVLCVTFAENGDTITGDSSGNILVWGKGTNRISHVIHGAHEGSIFALCMLRNGTLLSGGKDCRLISWDSGYQQIQAVEVPDLYGPIRTVAEGRGETVLIGTTKNFVLQGSLDGEFAPITQGHTDELWGLATHPCKPHFLTCGYDRQVCLWDSNSHQLIWSKIMEDTAQSAAFHPSGAVVAIGSQTGRWLVLDTDSKDLVTVHTDGNEQLSVVSFGPDGNFLAIGSHDSYIYVYAVAENGRKYNRVGKCSGHSSFITHLDWSVDSQYLVSNSGDYEILYWIPSVCKQVVSMETIRDIEWATHSCTLGFQVFGMWSDGSDGTDINAGSRSNDKSLLATGDDFGKVHLFSFPCSQFRAPSHVYGGHSSHVTNVTFLYNDSCLVSTGGKDMSVMQWRIV, encoded by the exons ATGACAGCGCATCAGCATCCAGCAGCATGGAGGTCACCGACCGCATTGCCTCCCTGGAGCAGAGGGTCCAGATGCAAGAGGACGAGATCCAGCTGCTCAAGTCCGCTCTGGCCGACGTGGTCCGCCGGCTGAACGTATCCGAGGAGCAGCACGCCATGAGCGCACGTCGAGGGCCCACCAAAG CGCGGCCTATGATAGCCACCTTGCCATTAAGACCCTCAGTCAACAACGGGACTATACTACCAAAGAAAGGCAGTGGCACGCTCCCCTCTCCGTCTGGATCTGGATCCAGGAAGGACACCAGCGCAGCGTCCAGCAGGAG CACGGTGAGGAGAGCCAACTCCAATGAGCACGTGGGGTCTCTCACGCGGAAAGACTCGGGCGACTCCAAAGGCAACCGAACTCGCGCTGGGTCCACAGGTAGCAATTCCAGTGGCAAAAGAAGTGACAG CAAGCAGAGGGACCCAGTGTTCAATGCAG GGATGCGACGTGTGACACACTGCAAAG aGGAAGGgtatgtgaaaatgtatttgaaggGCCGTCCAATCACCATGTTCATGCCCAAAGACCAAGTGGACGGCTACTGTCTGGAGGCCAGAGCCGACCTTCCGGCCAACAAGCTCAAACTGGACTGGgt CTACGGCTACCGCGGTCGAGACTGCCGTTCAAATCTTTACCTGTTGCCCACCGGGGAAACAGTGTACTTCATCGCCTCCGTGGTTGTCCTGTTCAACGTGGATGAGCAGCTGCAGCGACACTACACTGGACACACGGATGACATTAAATG CTTGGCAGTCCACCCTGATAAAATCACCATAGCAACAGGACAGGTAGCCGGCACCTCTTTAGAGGGTAAA TTGGCTCCGCATATTCGCGTGTGGGACTCCGTCAGCCTCAACACCCTCCATGTTCTGGGAGCAGCTTACTTTGAGCGAGCACTCGTCTGCTTGGCTTTTTCCAAGTCG AATGGAGGAAACACACTATGCGTTGTTGACGACTCTAATGACCACGTGTTGTCTGTTTGGGACTGGCAGCGAGAAGACAGACTGGCTGAGGTTAAG ACTTCCAACGACACAGTTTTTGCTGCTGACTTTCACCCGACGGACAGCAACATCATGGTGACCTGTGGCAAGTCGCATCTCCATTTTTGGAGCCTGGAAAAAGGCATGCTGGTCAAGAAGCAAGGACTTTTTGAG AAACAGGAGAAGCCCAAGTTCGTTTTATGTGTGACCTTTGCAGAAAATGGAGATACCATTACTGGAGACTCAAGTGGGAACATCTTGGTGTGGGGAAAAG GCACTAATCGCATTAGCCACGTCATCCACGGAGCTCACGAGGGCAGCATCTTTGCCCTGTGCATGCTGAGGAACGGCACTCTGTTGTCCGGAGGCAAAGACTGCCGCCTCATCTCTTGGGACAGCGGCTACCAGCAAATCCAAGCAGTGGAG GTGCCTGATTTGTACGGTCCCATCCGGACTGTAGCTGAGGGCAGAGGGGAGACCGTTCTCATCGGAACCACCAAAAACTTTGTTTTGCAAGGCAGCTTGGATGGAGAGTTCGCTCCCATTACTCAG GGTCATACTGATGAGTTGTGGGGTCTGGCCACGCATCCCTGTAAGCCCCACTTTCTCACCTGTGGGTATGACAGGCAAGTCTGTCTGTGGGATTCCAATTCACATCAGCTCATCTGGAGTAAAATTATGGAA GACACCGCCCAGTCAGCAGCCTTCCACCCGTCTGGAGCTGTTGTCGCGATCGGAAGCCAGACTGGCAG GTGGCTGGTATTGGACACCGACTCAAAGGATTTAGTCACAGTGCACACAGATGGGAATGAACAGCTTTCTGTTGTGAGCTTTGGCCCAG ATGGCAACTTCTTGGCCATTGGCTCTCATGACAGCTACATCTACGTCTATGCTGTGGCAGaaaatggcaggaagtacaatAGAGTGGGCAAGTGCTCA GGTCACTCCAGTTTCATCACCCACCTAGACTGGTCAGTAGACTCCCAGTATCTGGTGTCTAACTCAGGAGATTATGAGATACTATACT ggATCCCCTCTGTGTGCAAACAGGTGGTCAGCATGGAGACCATTCGAGATATCGAATGGGCCACACACTCGTGCACTCTCGGCTTTCAGGTTTTCG GCATGTGGTCTGATGGCTCAGACGGCACCGACATCAATGCTGGCAGCAGGTCCAACGATAAGAGCCTGCTTGCTACCGGCGACGACTTTGGGAAGGTCCACCTCTTCTCCTTCCCCTGTTCTCAGTTCAGG GCTCCCAGCCATGTTTACGGTGGCCACAGCAGCCACGTGACCAACGTGACCTTCCTGTACAACGACAGCTGCCTGGTGTCGACCGGAGGGAAGGACATGAGCGTGATGCAATGGAGGATAGTCTGA
- the eml1 gene encoding echinoderm microtubule-associated protein-like 1 isoform X1 produces the protein MEDGFSSYSSLYDTSSLLQFCNDDSASASSSMEVTDRIASLEQRVQMQEDEIQLLKSALADVVRRLNVSEEQHAMSARRGPTKARPMIATLPLRPSVNNGTILPKKGSGTLPSPSGSGSRKDTSAASSRSTVRRANSNEHVGSLTRKDSGDSKGNRTRAGSTGSNSSGKRSDSKQRDPVFNAGMRRVTHCKEEGYVKMYLKGRPITMFMPKDQVDGYCLEARADLPANKLKLDWVYGYRGRDCRSNLYLLPTGETVYFIASVVVLFNVDEQLQRHYTGHTDDIKCLAVHPDKITIATGQVAGTSLEGKLAPHIRVWDSVSLNTLHVLGAAYFERALVCLAFSKSNGGNTLCVVDDSNDHVLSVWDWQREDRLAEVKTSNDTVFAADFHPTDSNIMVTCGKSHLHFWSLEKGMLVKKQGLFEKQEKPKFVLCVTFAENGDTITGDSSGNILVWGKGTNRISHVIHGAHEGSIFALCMLRNGTLLSGGKDCRLISWDSGYQQIQAVEVPDLYGPIRTVAEGRGETVLIGTTKNFVLQGSLDGEFAPITQGHTDELWGLATHPCKPHFLTCGYDRQVCLWDSNSHQLIWSKIMEDTAQSAAFHPSGAVVAIGSQTGRWLVLDTDSKDLVTVHTDGNEQLSVVSFGPDGNFLAIGSHDSYIYVYAVAENGRKYNRVGKCSGHSSFITHLDWSVDSQYLVSNSGDYEILYWIPSVCKQVVSMETIRDIEWATHSCTLGFQVFGMWSDGSDGTDINAGSRSNDKSLLATGDDFGKVHLFSFPCSQFRAPSHVYGGHSSHVTNVTFLYNDSCLVSTGGKDMSVMQWRIV, from the exons ATGACAGCGCATCAGCATCCAGCAGCATGGAGGTCACCGACCGCATTGCCTCCCTGGAGCAGAGGGTCCAGATGCAAGAGGACGAGATCCAGCTGCTCAAGTCCGCTCTGGCCGACGTGGTCCGCCGGCTGAACGTATCCGAGGAGCAGCACGCCATGAGCGCACGTCGAGGGCCCACCAAAG CGCGGCCTATGATAGCCACCTTGCCATTAAGACCCTCAGTCAACAACGGGACTATACTACCAAAGAAAGGCAGTGGCACGCTCCCCTCTCCGTCTGGATCTGGATCCAGGAAGGACACCAGCGCAGCGTCCAGCAGGAG CACGGTGAGGAGAGCCAACTCCAATGAGCACGTGGGGTCTCTCACGCGGAAAGACTCGGGCGACTCCAAAGGCAACCGAACTCGCGCTGGGTCCACAGGTAGCAATTCCAGTGGCAAAAGAAGTGACAG CAAGCAGAGGGACCCAGTGTTCAATGCAG GGATGCGACGTGTGACACACTGCAAAG aGGAAGGgtatgtgaaaatgtatttgaaggGCCGTCCAATCACCATGTTCATGCCCAAAGACCAAGTGGACGGCTACTGTCTGGAGGCCAGAGCCGACCTTCCGGCCAACAAGCTCAAACTGGACTGGgt CTACGGCTACCGCGGTCGAGACTGCCGTTCAAATCTTTACCTGTTGCCCACCGGGGAAACAGTGTACTTCATCGCCTCCGTGGTTGTCCTGTTCAACGTGGATGAGCAGCTGCAGCGACACTACACTGGACACACGGATGACATTAAATG CTTGGCAGTCCACCCTGATAAAATCACCATAGCAACAGGACAGGTAGCCGGCACCTCTTTAGAGGGTAAA TTGGCTCCGCATATTCGCGTGTGGGACTCCGTCAGCCTCAACACCCTCCATGTTCTGGGAGCAGCTTACTTTGAGCGAGCACTCGTCTGCTTGGCTTTTTCCAAGTCG AATGGAGGAAACACACTATGCGTTGTTGACGACTCTAATGACCACGTGTTGTCTGTTTGGGACTGGCAGCGAGAAGACAGACTGGCTGAGGTTAAG ACTTCCAACGACACAGTTTTTGCTGCTGACTTTCACCCGACGGACAGCAACATCATGGTGACCTGTGGCAAGTCGCATCTCCATTTTTGGAGCCTGGAAAAAGGCATGCTGGTCAAGAAGCAAGGACTTTTTGAG AAACAGGAGAAGCCCAAGTTCGTTTTATGTGTGACCTTTGCAGAAAATGGAGATACCATTACTGGAGACTCAAGTGGGAACATCTTGGTGTGGGGAAAAG GCACTAATCGCATTAGCCACGTCATCCACGGAGCTCACGAGGGCAGCATCTTTGCCCTGTGCATGCTGAGGAACGGCACTCTGTTGTCCGGAGGCAAAGACTGCCGCCTCATCTCTTGGGACAGCGGCTACCAGCAAATCCAAGCAGTGGAG GTGCCTGATTTGTACGGTCCCATCCGGACTGTAGCTGAGGGCAGAGGGGAGACCGTTCTCATCGGAACCACCAAAAACTTTGTTTTGCAAGGCAGCTTGGATGGAGAGTTCGCTCCCATTACTCAG GGTCATACTGATGAGTTGTGGGGTCTGGCCACGCATCCCTGTAAGCCCCACTTTCTCACCTGTGGGTATGACAGGCAAGTCTGTCTGTGGGATTCCAATTCACATCAGCTCATCTGGAGTAAAATTATGGAA GACACCGCCCAGTCAGCAGCCTTCCACCCGTCTGGAGCTGTTGTCGCGATCGGAAGCCAGACTGGCAG GTGGCTGGTATTGGACACCGACTCAAAGGATTTAGTCACAGTGCACACAGATGGGAATGAACAGCTTTCTGTTGTGAGCTTTGGCCCAG ATGGCAACTTCTTGGCCATTGGCTCTCATGACAGCTACATCTACGTCTATGCTGTGGCAGaaaatggcaggaagtacaatAGAGTGGGCAAGTGCTCA GGTCACTCCAGTTTCATCACCCACCTAGACTGGTCAGTAGACTCCCAGTATCTGGTGTCTAACTCAGGAGATTATGAGATACTATACT ggATCCCCTCTGTGTGCAAACAGGTGGTCAGCATGGAGACCATTCGAGATATCGAATGGGCCACACACTCGTGCACTCTCGGCTTTCAGGTTTTCG GCATGTGGTCTGATGGCTCAGACGGCACCGACATCAATGCTGGCAGCAGGTCCAACGATAAGAGCCTGCTTGCTACCGGCGACGACTTTGGGAAGGTCCACCTCTTCTCCTTCCCCTGTTCTCAGTTCAGG GCTCCCAGCCATGTTTACGGTGGCCACAGCAGCCACGTGACCAACGTGACCTTCCTGTACAACGACAGCTGCCTGGTGTCGACCGGAGGGAAGGACATGAGCGTGATGCAATGGAGGATAGTCTGA
- the eml1 gene encoding echinoderm microtubule-associated protein-like 1 isoform X2 — protein MEDGFSSYSSLYDTSSLLQFCNDDSASASSSMEVTDRIASLEQRVQMQEDEIQLLKSALADVVRRLNVSEEQHAMSARRGPTKARPMIATLPLRPSVNNGTILPKKGSGTLPSPSGSGSRKDTSAASSRSTVRRANSNEHVGSLTRKDSGDSKGNRTRAGSTGSNSSGKRSDSKQRDPVFNAEEGYVKMYLKGRPITMFMPKDQVDGYCLEARADLPANKLKLDWVYGYRGRDCRSNLYLLPTGETVYFIASVVVLFNVDEQLQRHYTGHTDDIKCLAVHPDKITIATGQVAGTSLEGKLAPHIRVWDSVSLNTLHVLGAAYFERALVCLAFSKSNGGNTLCVVDDSNDHVLSVWDWQREDRLAEVKTSNDTVFAADFHPTDSNIMVTCGKSHLHFWSLEKGMLVKKQGLFEKQEKPKFVLCVTFAENGDTITGDSSGNILVWGKGTNRISHVIHGAHEGSIFALCMLRNGTLLSGGKDCRLISWDSGYQQIQAVEVPDLYGPIRTVAEGRGETVLIGTTKNFVLQGSLDGEFAPITQGHTDELWGLATHPCKPHFLTCGYDRQVCLWDSNSHQLIWSKIMEDTAQSAAFHPSGAVVAIGSQTGRWLVLDTDSKDLVTVHTDGNEQLSVVSFGPDGNFLAIGSHDSYIYVYAVAENGRKYNRVGKCSGHSSFITHLDWSVDSQYLVSNSGDYEILYWIPSVCKQVVSMETIRDIEWATHSCTLGFQVFGMWSDGSDGTDINAGSRSNDKSLLATGDDFGKVHLFSFPCSQFRAPSHVYGGHSSHVTNVTFLYNDSCLVSTGGKDMSVMQWRIV, from the exons ATGACAGCGCATCAGCATCCAGCAGCATGGAGGTCACCGACCGCATTGCCTCCCTGGAGCAGAGGGTCCAGATGCAAGAGGACGAGATCCAGCTGCTCAAGTCCGCTCTGGCCGACGTGGTCCGCCGGCTGAACGTATCCGAGGAGCAGCACGCCATGAGCGCACGTCGAGGGCCCACCAAAG CGCGGCCTATGATAGCCACCTTGCCATTAAGACCCTCAGTCAACAACGGGACTATACTACCAAAGAAAGGCAGTGGCACGCTCCCCTCTCCGTCTGGATCTGGATCCAGGAAGGACACCAGCGCAGCGTCCAGCAGGAG CACGGTGAGGAGAGCCAACTCCAATGAGCACGTGGGGTCTCTCACGCGGAAAGACTCGGGCGACTCCAAAGGCAACCGAACTCGCGCTGGGTCCACAGGTAGCAATTCCAGTGGCAAAAGAAGTGACAG CAAGCAGAGGGACCCAGTGTTCAATGCAG aGGAAGGgtatgtgaaaatgtatttgaaggGCCGTCCAATCACCATGTTCATGCCCAAAGACCAAGTGGACGGCTACTGTCTGGAGGCCAGAGCCGACCTTCCGGCCAACAAGCTCAAACTGGACTGGgt CTACGGCTACCGCGGTCGAGACTGCCGTTCAAATCTTTACCTGTTGCCCACCGGGGAAACAGTGTACTTCATCGCCTCCGTGGTTGTCCTGTTCAACGTGGATGAGCAGCTGCAGCGACACTACACTGGACACACGGATGACATTAAATG CTTGGCAGTCCACCCTGATAAAATCACCATAGCAACAGGACAGGTAGCCGGCACCTCTTTAGAGGGTAAA TTGGCTCCGCATATTCGCGTGTGGGACTCCGTCAGCCTCAACACCCTCCATGTTCTGGGAGCAGCTTACTTTGAGCGAGCACTCGTCTGCTTGGCTTTTTCCAAGTCG AATGGAGGAAACACACTATGCGTTGTTGACGACTCTAATGACCACGTGTTGTCTGTTTGGGACTGGCAGCGAGAAGACAGACTGGCTGAGGTTAAG ACTTCCAACGACACAGTTTTTGCTGCTGACTTTCACCCGACGGACAGCAACATCATGGTGACCTGTGGCAAGTCGCATCTCCATTTTTGGAGCCTGGAAAAAGGCATGCTGGTCAAGAAGCAAGGACTTTTTGAG AAACAGGAGAAGCCCAAGTTCGTTTTATGTGTGACCTTTGCAGAAAATGGAGATACCATTACTGGAGACTCAAGTGGGAACATCTTGGTGTGGGGAAAAG GCACTAATCGCATTAGCCACGTCATCCACGGAGCTCACGAGGGCAGCATCTTTGCCCTGTGCATGCTGAGGAACGGCACTCTGTTGTCCGGAGGCAAAGACTGCCGCCTCATCTCTTGGGACAGCGGCTACCAGCAAATCCAAGCAGTGGAG GTGCCTGATTTGTACGGTCCCATCCGGACTGTAGCTGAGGGCAGAGGGGAGACCGTTCTCATCGGAACCACCAAAAACTTTGTTTTGCAAGGCAGCTTGGATGGAGAGTTCGCTCCCATTACTCAG GGTCATACTGATGAGTTGTGGGGTCTGGCCACGCATCCCTGTAAGCCCCACTTTCTCACCTGTGGGTATGACAGGCAAGTCTGTCTGTGGGATTCCAATTCACATCAGCTCATCTGGAGTAAAATTATGGAA GACACCGCCCAGTCAGCAGCCTTCCACCCGTCTGGAGCTGTTGTCGCGATCGGAAGCCAGACTGGCAG GTGGCTGGTATTGGACACCGACTCAAAGGATTTAGTCACAGTGCACACAGATGGGAATGAACAGCTTTCTGTTGTGAGCTTTGGCCCAG ATGGCAACTTCTTGGCCATTGGCTCTCATGACAGCTACATCTACGTCTATGCTGTGGCAGaaaatggcaggaagtacaatAGAGTGGGCAAGTGCTCA GGTCACTCCAGTTTCATCACCCACCTAGACTGGTCAGTAGACTCCCAGTATCTGGTGTCTAACTCAGGAGATTATGAGATACTATACT ggATCCCCTCTGTGTGCAAACAGGTGGTCAGCATGGAGACCATTCGAGATATCGAATGGGCCACACACTCGTGCACTCTCGGCTTTCAGGTTTTCG GCATGTGGTCTGATGGCTCAGACGGCACCGACATCAATGCTGGCAGCAGGTCCAACGATAAGAGCCTGCTTGCTACCGGCGACGACTTTGGGAAGGTCCACCTCTTCTCCTTCCCCTGTTCTCAGTTCAGG GCTCCCAGCCATGTTTACGGTGGCCACAGCAGCCACGTGACCAACGTGACCTTCCTGTACAACGACAGCTGCCTGGTGTCGACCGGAGGGAAGGACATGAGCGTGATGCAATGGAGGATAGTCTGA